One region of Zingiber officinale cultivar Zhangliang chromosome 7B, Zo_v1.1, whole genome shotgun sequence genomic DNA includes:
- the LOC122005748 gene encoding uncharacterized protein LOC122005748 isoform X1 — MEEFPFILMAARTPTPPRYNSRANEENDEEEQMYTVAVLTLDEEEVFYIKKISSTTKTPRRASKGAAGYDLAVDQDYIIPPQGQELLSTGISIKTPVGTYARIAPRSSYATKGIIIGAAVIDSDYRGEVKILVHNFSNDTLSLKTGECIAQIILECCKTPMIMPVRELDNTSRGHKGFGSTSLSIKEQDKEQRIAETTQRRTELLQAREQKQKMADKRSPQSARKYRRDIWQKHFTTEDIWDLLQPHNSKSIEDPEYIEFLDQRHFLCVNTLDIQDDYINYLQYLMLQETDTGIFSFFSVSSDDFINPFAVEDGGKLPNNIDNENIPAVGKEEDEFLTDYPQLQQHLSEDWGQIYYVSTHWTSKMTISTICNISCCKKQTQVLEIVDNEARIIRNKTDLFDELEVTNFL, encoded by the exons ATGGAAGAATTTCCCTTCATTTTAATGGCAGCAAGAACACCCACACCACCAAGATATAACTCAAGGGCTAATGAGGAAAATGACGAAGAAGAACAGATGTATACAGTTGCAGTCTTAACACTAGATGAAGAAGAGGTGTTTTACATCAAAAAGATAAGTAGTACAACAAAAACACCAAGGCGAGCATCAAAAGGAGCTGCAGGATATGATCTTGCTGTTGACCAAGATTATATCATTCCCCCACAAGGACAAGAATTATTAAGCACTGGAATCAGTATCAAAACTCCAGTAGGCACTTATGCTCGTATAGCACCTCGGTCCAGTTATGCTACTAAAGGCATCATAATAGGAGCTGCCGTTATTGACTCAGATTACAGAGGTGAAGTAAAGATTCTGGTTCATAATTTCTCTAATGATACTTTGTCTCTCAAAACAGGGGAATGTATAGCACAAATAATTTTAGAATGCTGCAAAACCCCGATGATCATGCCAGTACGGGAACTGGACAATACCTCCAGAGGACATAAAGGTTTTGGGTCAACAAGTTTATCAATCAAGGAACAAGATAAAGAGCAAAGAATAGCAGAAACAACTCAACGAAGGACAGAACTATTGCAAGCAAGAGAACAAAAACAAAAGATGGCTGACAAACGGAGTCCCCAATCTGCAAGGAAATACCGAAGGGATATTTGGCAAAAACATTTTACAACTGAAGATATTTGGGATTTACTACAACCACATAATTCAAAGTCTATTGAAGATCCAGAGTATATTGAATTTCTTGATCAAAGACATTTCTTATGTGTCAACACATTGGACATCCAAGATGACTATATCAACTATTTGCAATATCTCATGTTGCAAGAAACAGACACAGGTATTTTCAGCTTTTTTTCCGTCTCTTCAGATGATTTTATTAATCCTTTTGCAGTGGAAGATGGTGGGAAGTTGCCAAATAATATTGACAACGAAAATATTCCTGCTGTTGGCAAAGAAGAAGACGAATTTCTGACAGATTATCCACaattgcaacaacacttgtccgAAGATTGGGGACAAATATATTATGTGTCAACACATTGGACATCCAAGATGACTATATCAACTATTTGCAATATCTCATGTTGCAAGAAACAGACACAG GTTCTTGAGATTGTAGATAATGAAGCAAGAATCATAAGGAACAAAACTGACTTGTTTGATGAGCTAGAAGTCACAAACTTTCTCTAG